The following proteins are co-located in the Pedobacter sp. FW305-3-2-15-E-R2A2 genome:
- a CDS encoding YbaB/EbfC family nucleoid-associated protein, which produces MFDKLMAAQQKADEIKKRLDTVSVFAEVEGGAIRVTATANKAITAIEIEEEFYKQADKEEVEELLLTAINKALAQADIVSATEMQAATKDMLGGLGGMFGQ; this is translated from the coding sequence ATGTTCGATAAATTAATGGCCGCACAACAAAAGGCCGATGAAATAAAAAAGAGATTAGATACAGTATCCGTATTTGCTGAAGTAGAAGGTGGTGCAATCCGCGTTACTGCTACTGCAAACAAAGCCATTACTGCTATTGAGATTGAAGAAGAATTCTACAAACAAGCCGACAAAGAAGAAGTGGAAGAACTCCTGCTTACTGCCATCAACAAGGCCCTTGCTCAGGCAGATATCGTTTCTGCAACAGAAATGCAGGCTGCAACAAAAGACATGCTAGGTGGCCTTGGCGGAATGTTCGGTCAATAG
- a CDS encoding DUF4394 domain-containing protein → MKNLDLRGSRLPKLLLVLLLLSTIISSCKKDRNNNPDPEVPLSGPDLEFYALSNNTLLKFNAKDVSKSISSVSISGLPGTEKILSIDFRPATGELYGVSNASKLYVIRLNGAARAIGTGFSPTLAGTTASIDFNPTVDRIRLITNTGQNLRIHPETGAVVATDGNINGVSNAVVSGAAYTNSKAGASSTTLFDIDISTKKLYKQDPPNDGKLIEIGSLGVEIGSSSSFDISPDNTKALAAGTTNGLSNIYTISLETGKATLTGKFPISTPIEGIAIPTDPVAYAVDNANNFLIFNPMSPATVVTKPITGLAASESIVGIDFRPANGQIYALGSLSRLYTINAATGALTSVGAGTLTTALLGSSFGFDFNPTVDRIRIVSNTGQNLRLHPETGAVVAVDGILKPGSPAISAAAYTNNFKGATETVLFDIDHATDKLYKQMPPNDGTLVEVGSLGVNAESTNGFDIGSASGTAYAILTVGGLHKIYTINLNTGVATAIGDFSKTTTAMTVGLGL, encoded by the coding sequence ATGAAAAACCTTGACTTACGGGGATCCCGCTTGCCGAAACTTCTTTTGGTCCTCCTCCTGCTCAGCACTATCATCAGCTCCTGTAAAAAAGACAGAAATAATAACCCGGACCCGGAAGTTCCTTTATCTGGCCCCGATCTGGAGTTCTATGCTTTATCCAATAATACTCTTTTAAAGTTCAACGCCAAGGATGTCAGTAAATCCATTTCTTCTGTCTCCATCTCCGGATTACCGGGAACTGAAAAAATATTAAGTATTGATTTTCGTCCTGCCACAGGAGAACTATATGGGGTCAGCAATGCCAGCAAACTATATGTTATCCGGTTAAATGGTGCTGCGAGAGCAATTGGAACTGGATTCAGTCCGACACTTGCCGGTACGACAGCGAGCATAGACTTTAACCCAACTGTAGATCGGATCAGGTTAATTACCAATACCGGACAAAATTTAAGAATACATCCGGAAACAGGTGCAGTAGTGGCTACTGATGGAAACATCAATGGAGTAAGCAATGCAGTAGTATCTGGCGCCGCTTATACCAATAGTAAAGCTGGTGCATCATCAACAACCCTCTTCGATATTGACATCAGCACAAAAAAGCTATATAAACAGGATCCTCCAAACGACGGAAAACTAATCGAGATTGGCAGTCTTGGTGTAGAAATCGGCAGCAGCAGCAGCTTCGACATCTCTCCGGACAACACCAAAGCCCTTGCCGCAGGGACAACAAATGGCCTTTCCAACATTTATACCATCAGTCTGGAAACAGGAAAAGCAACCCTGACAGGAAAATTCCCAATATCGACCCCAATTGAAGGAATTGCCATCCCTACAGATCCGGTAGCTTACGCTGTAGACAACGCCAACAACTTTTTAATCTTTAACCCCATGAGCCCAGCCACTGTAGTAACTAAACCAATTACTGGTCTGGCTGCATCAGAAAGTATAGTAGGAATCGACTTCAGACCTGCAAACGGACAAATTTATGCCTTGGGAAGCCTAAGTCGCTTATATACGATCAACGCAGCAACAGGAGCCCTGACATCAGTTGGCGCCGGAACGTTAACCACAGCCCTTCTGGGCAGTAGCTTTGGATTTGATTTCAACCCTACCGTAGACCGCATCCGCATCGTCAGCAATACCGGCCAGAACCTTAGACTGCATCCAGAAACAGGCGCTGTAGTAGCTGTAGATGGAATTCTGAAACCAGGAAGCCCTGCTATAAGTGCCGCAGCCTACACGAATAATTTTAAGGGCGCTACAGAAACGGTCCTATTCGACATCGACCATGCAACAGATAAGCTCTACAAACAAATGCCTCCAAATGACGGCACTTTAGTGGAAGTCGGAAGCCTGGGTGTAAATGCTGAAAGCACAAACGGTTTTGACATTGGAAGCGCTTCAGGAACCGCCTACGCAATCCTTACCGTTGGGGGCCTCCATAAAATATACACCATTAACCTAAATACCGGCGTTGCCACTGCTATTGGAGATTTTTCCAAAACAACTACCGCAATGACTGTCGGCTTAGGACTATAA
- the namA gene encoding NADPH dehydrogenase NamA codes for MSLLFSPIQIKNVRLKNRIVVSPMCQYSAEEGFATDWHLVHLGSRAIGGAGLVIQEASAISPEGRITTEDLGIWTDDHIPMLQRITTFIQANGAVAGIQLAHAGRKASFLAPWKGGRQNPEKEGGYKSFAPSPIPFHEGDEAPFALDGSGIEKVKSDFKAAAKRAWKAGYQVIEIHAAHGYLIHQFLSPLSNQRNDLYGGSFENRIRLLLEVIENVQQVWPADQPLFVRISATDWAEGGWTPMDSILLSKILKEKGVDLIDCSSGGLAVQQQIPVSAGYQVPFAASIKQETGVLTGAVGLITEAQQAEEILQKQQADLIFLARELLRDPYFPLHAAQELEEDILWPEQYERAKPRKTRQ; via the coding sequence ATGTCCCTCTTATTCTCCCCAATACAAATCAAAAACGTCCGCTTAAAAAATAGAATTGTGGTCTCCCCGATGTGCCAGTACTCTGCCGAAGAAGGGTTTGCGACCGACTGGCATCTGGTTCACCTGGGAAGCAGGGCCATAGGTGGTGCCGGCCTGGTGATCCAGGAAGCAAGTGCCATATCACCTGAAGGCAGAATTACGACCGAAGATCTCGGGATCTGGACAGACGACCACATTCCTATGCTCCAAAGAATCACCACTTTTATACAGGCAAATGGTGCTGTTGCAGGGATACAGTTGGCACATGCCGGAAGAAAAGCCAGTTTCCTTGCGCCCTGGAAAGGCGGCCGCCAAAATCCAGAAAAAGAAGGCGGCTATAAATCCTTCGCTCCCAGTCCGATCCCCTTTCATGAAGGTGATGAAGCACCTTTTGCCCTGGACGGCTCTGGTATAGAAAAAGTCAAATCAGATTTTAAAGCTGCCGCAAAAAGAGCCTGGAAAGCCGGATATCAGGTGATAGAAATTCATGCGGCCCATGGGTACCTGATCCATCAATTTCTTTCTCCTTTAAGCAATCAAAGAAATGATCTATATGGAGGATCTTTTGAAAACAGGATCCGCCTCCTCCTGGAAGTCATCGAAAATGTTCAGCAAGTATGGCCTGCCGACCAGCCATTATTTGTCCGCATCTCCGCCACCGACTGGGCAGAAGGCGGATGGACACCCATGGATTCCATTCTCCTTTCAAAAATCCTGAAGGAAAAAGGTGTTGACCTGATTGACTGCTCCTCCGGCGGACTGGCTGTTCAGCAGCAAATCCCGGTATCTGCGGGTTACCAGGTTCCTTTTGCGGCATCGATAAAACAGGAGACAGGTGTCCTCACGGGAGCGGTCGGCCTGATTACAGAAGCACAACAGGCGGAAGAAATCCTGCAAAAGCAACAGGCAGACCTCATTTTTCTGGCCAGAGAACTGCTTAGAGACCCTTATTTTCCCTTACACGCTGCACAGGAACTGGAAGAAGACATTCTCTGGCCTGAACAATACGAAAGGGCGAAACCCAGAAAAACCAGACAGTAA
- a CDS encoding M28 family peptidase, translating to MRKYFLICFMALSASALSQDIQTARALLDTLTSKTMWGRGYTKNGMSKAADFISASFKTYGLSPMDGKTFKQPFSYPANTFPGKMSLSLNGKALIPGKDFIVMPESKGENGQGQLFQKDSITFINPEKRIILVLKDKLTWSVAPEQADYTGIEVLKTAISGKPETIELSIENQFNPEFQAANICGIVKGTSKPDSILLLSAHYDHLGGMGSEVYFPGANDNASGISFLMTLAQHYARHPQPYSIAFICFAGEENGLAGSKYFTEHPLLDLGKIKFLTNVDMVGTGETGITVVNASIHPKEFTLLQQLNDSNKYLVKINPRGKAANSDHYFFTEKGVPAFFIYTQGGISAYHDVNDLAKTLPFTEYKDLFSLFLDFYKGLMK from the coding sequence ATGAGAAAGTACTTCTTGATCTGTTTTATGGCACTTAGCGCATCCGCTTTATCGCAGGACATCCAAACGGCAAGGGCGTTGCTGGATACGCTAACCTCAAAAACAATGTGGGGCCGGGGATATACCAAAAACGGAATGAGTAAGGCGGCAGATTTTATCAGTGCTTCATTTAAAACTTACGGCTTAAGCCCGATGGATGGAAAAACGTTTAAACAACCTTTCAGCTATCCTGCCAATACCTTTCCCGGCAAGATGTCCCTCAGCCTCAATGGAAAGGCTTTGATTCCCGGAAAAGATTTCATCGTGATGCCAGAGAGCAAGGGTGAGAACGGACAAGGGCAATTATTTCAAAAAGACAGCATCACTTTTATCAATCCGGAAAAACGGATCATCCTCGTTCTGAAAGACAAGCTGACCTGGTCTGTTGCTCCGGAGCAAGCAGATTATACCGGCATAGAGGTTCTCAAAACGGCCATATCAGGCAAACCTGAAACCATCGAACTAAGTATAGAAAATCAATTTAACCCGGAATTTCAGGCAGCCAATATCTGTGGCATCGTAAAAGGAACCTCAAAACCAGATTCTATCCTCCTGCTCAGCGCCCATTACGATCACCTCGGTGGAATGGGCTCGGAGGTATACTTCCCCGGAGCCAACGACAATGCCAGTGGCATCTCCTTTTTAATGACCCTGGCTCAGCATTATGCCCGGCATCCTCAACCTTACAGCATTGCCTTTATTTGCTTTGCCGGAGAGGAGAATGGCCTTGCAGGATCAAAATATTTCACGGAACACCCACTGCTTGATCTCGGAAAAATCAAATTCCTGACCAATGTGGATATGGTAGGTACCGGAGAAACGGGCATAACCGTTGTCAATGCCAGTATTCATCCCAAAGAATTCACGTTGCTCCAACAGCTCAACGACAGCAATAAATACCTTGTTAAAATAAACCCAAGAGGCAAAGCAGCCAACAGCGATCATTATTTTTTCACAGAAAAAGGAGTTCCGGCATTCTTCATTTATACCCAGGGGGGAATCAGTGCCTATCATGATGTTAATGACCTCGCTAAAACCCTGCCCTTCACCGAATATAAAGACCTTTTCAGCTTGTTTCTCGATTTCTATAAGGGCCTCATGAAATAA
- a CDS encoding FAD-dependent oxidoreductase: protein MDIRSNEPFWLVKNGLLHTYPSLRDHLTCDILIVGSGITGALMAHSFIEKGYDTVLIDKREIANGSSSATTSMLQYEIDVPLYELIGMIGEQGAVASYKACRDSIDKLKQLVKDIDSPCGFEQKDSLYFASKSKDVKWLKKEFEARKLVGFEVKWLEKKEIKAKYGLLTEGGILSTDGGSVDAFCLAHDLLHYNAKKGLRVFDKTELKKVKHEKEKVLAETDTGAVITAGKIVYCTGYETQAMLPEKIVALKSTYAMVSEKNNALPPSISSTLFWNTDAPYLYMRTTADGRLLVGGEDENFRNALRRDALLGRKKDKLVKTVKKFLPELSFIEDFCWCGTFGETKDGLPYIGAHPKFPNSYFVLGFGGNGITFSVIGMDIIPEMIKGRPGLLSHYFRFGR from the coding sequence ATGGATATTCGCTCAAATGAGCCGTTTTGGCTGGTTAAAAATGGATTGTTGCATACTTATCCTTCTCTTAGAGACCATCTGACCTGCGACATCCTTATTGTAGGTAGTGGAATAACAGGGGCTTTGATGGCCCATTCATTTATAGAGAAAGGTTACGATACGGTGTTGATTGATAAACGGGAAATCGCGAATGGAAGCAGTTCCGCTACGACTTCCATGTTGCAGTATGAGATCGATGTGCCCTTATATGAATTGATCGGGATGATCGGGGAGCAGGGCGCTGTTGCCAGCTATAAAGCCTGTCGGGATTCGATTGACAAGTTAAAGCAACTGGTTAAGGATATTGATTCACCATGTGGCTTTGAGCAGAAGGATTCTCTTTATTTTGCGAGCAAATCAAAAGATGTTAAATGGCTTAAAAAGGAGTTCGAAGCCCGTAAGCTTGTTGGATTTGAGGTGAAATGGCTGGAAAAAAAAGAAATTAAAGCAAAGTACGGACTGTTGACGGAGGGAGGGATCTTGTCTACAGATGGGGGCAGTGTAGATGCTTTTTGTCTGGCCCATGACCTGCTTCATTATAATGCTAAAAAGGGACTTCGTGTTTTTGATAAGACAGAATTGAAAAAAGTGAAACATGAGAAAGAGAAGGTCCTGGCGGAGACGGACACAGGTGCAGTCATCACTGCCGGAAAAATAGTCTATTGTACCGGATATGAGACGCAGGCGATGCTTCCAGAGAAGATTGTAGCCTTGAAGAGTACTTATGCGATGGTTAGTGAGAAGAATAACGCTTTACCTCCATCAATTTCAAGCACCCTGTTCTGGAATACGGATGCCCCGTATCTCTATATGAGAACGACTGCTGATGGTCGCTTGCTGGTAGGGGGAGAAGATGAAAACTTTAGGAATGCTTTGCGCAGAGATGCGTTATTGGGGCGAAAAAAGGATAAGCTGGTCAAGACCGTTAAAAAGTTTTTGCCGGAGCTCAGCTTTATCGAGGATTTCTGCTGGTGTGGTACTTTTGGAGAGACCAAAGATGGGCTGCCCTATATCGGGGCACATCCAAAGTTCCCGAATTCTTACTTTGTATTGGGTTTTGGAGGCAACGGCATCACCTTTTCTGTGATTGGAATGGACATCATTCCTGAAATGATCAAAGGGCGCCCCGGATTATTGTCTCATTATTTCAGGTTTGGCAGGTAA
- a CDS encoding N-acetyltransferase, whose product MNINDFIVQVALPEHRVFAEEICEEMAESAKARGTGIAKRSPEYVAGKISDGKSVIAFHKDGTWAGFCYIETWSHGQFVANSGLIVSPKFRKAGLAHAIKEKIFELSRQKYPKAKIFGLTTGLAVMKINSDLGYEPVTYSELTQDEDFWKGCQSCVNFEILTMKERKNCMCTAMLYDPATQKHDVAKKFAEELEKKPKLYERFMRIKQRLVLKPKPSGKGGLKTLLLLFTFLFK is encoded by the coding sequence ATGAATATAAACGATTTTATAGTGCAGGTTGCACTTCCTGAACATCGTGTCTTTGCAGAAGAAATCTGTGAAGAAATGGCCGAATCGGCGAAAGCACGTGGTACAGGTATCGCTAAACGCTCTCCGGAGTACGTTGCAGGTAAAATTTCCGATGGAAAGTCTGTTATAGCTTTCCATAAAGATGGAACCTGGGCAGGTTTCTGTTATATTGAAACCTGGAGTCATGGACAATTTGTGGCCAACTCTGGCCTCATTGTTAGTCCGAAGTTCCGAAAGGCGGGACTGGCACATGCCATCAAAGAAAAAATCTTCGAACTTTCCAGACAAAAATATCCAAAGGCAAAAATCTTTGGTTTGACTACAGGTCTGGCGGTGATGAAGATCAATTCTGATCTTGGCTATGAGCCGGTTACGTATTCAGAGCTTACCCAGGATGAAGATTTTTGGAAAGGTTGTCAGAGTTGTGTGAACTTTGAAATCCTGACGATGAAAGAGCGGAAAAATTGCATGTGTACGGCAATGCTGTACGATCCTGCAACACAGAAGCATGATGTCGCCAAGAAATTTGCAGAAGAACTGGAGAAGAAGCCAAAGTTGTATGAGCGTTTTATGCGCATCAAGCAAAGATTGGTGTTAAAGCCTAAGCCTTCGGGTAAGGGGGGATTAAAAACCCTGTTATTATTGTTTACATTTTTATTTAAATAG
- the argG gene encoding argininosuccinate synthase, producing the protein MKKKVVLAFSGGLDTSFCCIYLAQDRGLEVHSVIVNTGGFSEEELQEIEKRAYALGVASHAVVDETANYYDGCIKYLVFGNVLKNATYPLSVSAERVSQATAIANYVKNIGADYVAHGSTGAGNDQVRFDMIFNIIIPNVEIITPIRDLKLSREAEIEYLAAHGVEYSAEKARYSINKGLWGTSVGGKETLTSNETLPEEAWPTQVSVTEPRKLELTFEKGELVGIDGETLAPVAAIQKLQAIAQPYGIGRDIHVGDTIIGIKGRVGFEAAAPMVIIKAHHTLEKHTLTKWQLSWKEQLASFYGNWLHEGQFHDPIMRNIESFLADTQKTVSGKVFVELLPYRFQIIGIESAHDLMSNKFGSYGEMNNAWSGEDVKGFSKIFGNQVMIWHKVNSNED; encoded by the coding sequence ATGAAGAAAAAAGTTGTTTTAGCTTTTAGCGGAGGTTTAGATACTTCGTTTTGTTGTATTTATTTGGCCCAGGACCGTGGACTGGAAGTACATTCTGTGATCGTTAATACCGGTGGTTTTTCTGAGGAAGAGCTTCAGGAGATCGAGAAACGTGCTTATGCCTTAGGAGTAGCTTCTCATGCGGTAGTGGATGAAACTGCCAATTATTATGATGGCTGTATTAAATATCTGGTGTTTGGTAATGTATTAAAAAATGCAACCTACCCACTTTCTGTGAGTGCAGAACGTGTGAGCCAGGCAACGGCGATTGCCAATTATGTGAAGAATATTGGTGCGGATTATGTGGCACATGGAAGTACCGGTGCCGGAAACGACCAGGTACGTTTTGATATGATTTTTAACATCATCATTCCTAATGTAGAGATCATCACACCAATCAGAGATTTAAAATTATCCCGCGAAGCGGAAATAGAATATTTAGCTGCACATGGTGTAGAATATAGCGCTGAAAAAGCAAGATATTCCATCAATAAAGGTTTGTGGGGCACTTCAGTAGGAGGAAAGGAAACTTTAACTTCCAATGAAACACTGCCGGAAGAAGCATGGCCAACACAGGTATCTGTAACTGAGCCACGCAAACTTGAACTGACTTTTGAAAAAGGCGAACTGGTAGGTATCGACGGAGAGACTTTAGCTCCGGTAGCAGCCATTCAGAAATTACAAGCGATTGCTCAGCCTTACGGCATTGGAAGAGACATCCATGTTGGAGATACCATTATCGGAATTAAAGGTCGTGTAGGTTTTGAAGCAGCGGCTCCAATGGTGATTATCAAGGCTCACCATACTTTAGAAAAACATACTTTAACCAAATGGCAGCTTTCCTGGAAAGAGCAATTGGCTTCTTTCTATGGCAACTGGCTGCATGAAGGTCAGTTTCATGATCCGATCATGCGCAACATTGAATCATTTTTAGCAGATACTCAGAAAACTGTTAGCGGAAAGGTATTTGTAGAACTATTGCCTTACCGTTTCCAAATCATTGGTATTGAGTCTGCACACGACCTGATGAGCAATAAATTTGGCAGCTACGGCGAGATGAACAATGCATGGAGTGGTGAAGATGTGAAAGGTTTCTCTAAGATTTTTGGCAACCAGGTAATGATCTGGCACAAAGTGAACAGCAATGAAGATTAA
- the argC gene encoding N-acetyl-gamma-glutamyl-phosphate reductase, with product MKIKAGIIGGAGYTGGEMLRLLVNHPSVDIAFVHSNSNTGNLISDVHTDLLGDTDLRFTGELSDDIDVLFLCVGHGDAKKFLAANPIAAGIKIIDLSQDFRLKAAAGEDWVYGLPELNRERIKTANFIANPGCFATCIQLGLLPLAAKGLLKNEVHINATTGSTGAGQSLAATSHFSWRNNNLSVYKAFEHQHLNEIGETLLQLDANFDEVLNFIPQRGDFTRGILAAMYVESDLTAEEAQTLYEEYYAAHPFTHVSKKNIDLKQVVNTNKGLVHVEKHGNKLFVVSIIDNLLKGASGQAVQNMNLIFGLEERQGLALKAAGF from the coding sequence ATGAAGATTAAAGCAGGAATCATTGGCGGTGCCGGATATACCGGTGGAGAAATGCTTCGATTGCTGGTCAACCATCCTTCGGTAGATATTGCTTTTGTACATAGCAACAGCAATACGGGCAACCTGATCTCTGATGTTCATACGGACCTTTTGGGAGATACAGACCTGCGTTTTACCGGAGAACTGTCTGATGATATTGATGTTTTGTTCTTATGCGTAGGACATGGCGATGCAAAGAAATTCTTAGCCGCCAATCCAATTGCAGCAGGTATAAAAATCATTGACCTGAGTCAGGATTTCAGACTAAAGGCAGCAGCAGGGGAAGATTGGGTATATGGCCTTCCTGAGTTGAACCGTGAACGCATCAAAACGGCAAATTTTATTGCCAACCCGGGTTGTTTTGCAACCTGCATTCAGTTGGGATTATTGCCGCTGGCCGCAAAAGGTTTGCTTAAAAACGAGGTGCACATCAATGCAACTACAGGCTCTACAGGAGCAGGTCAGAGTCTGGCCGCAACTTCTCATTTCAGCTGGCGCAACAACAACCTTTCTGTATATAAGGCTTTTGAACATCAGCACCTGAATGAGATTGGAGAAACTTTACTGCAACTGGATGCGAACTTTGATGAGGTCCTGAATTTTATCCCACAACGTGGAGATTTTACCAGAGGGATTCTTGCTGCAATGTATGTGGAAAGCGATCTGACTGCTGAAGAGGCACAGACCTTATACGAGGAGTATTATGCAGCACATCCTTTTACTCATGTGAGTAAAAAGAATATAGATTTGAAACAGGTGGTTAACACGAATAAAGGATTGGTTCACGTTGAAAAACATGGCAATAAACTTTTTGTAGTGAGCATCATTGATAATTTGTTAAAAGGGGCAAGCGGACAAGCGGTACAAAACATGAACCTGATTTTTGGACTGGAAGAGCGGCAAGGTCTGGCGCTTAAAGCAGCAGGATTTTAA
- a CDS encoding aminotransferase class III-fold pyridoxal phosphate-dependent enzyme, with product MNLFDVYPLNNIEIVKAAGSTVWDAEGQEYLDLYGGHAVISIGHTHPHYVKRVTDQLNKVGFYSNSVKIPLQVELAEKLGKVSGKAEYQLFLCNSGAEANENALKLASFYNGRKKVIAFKGAFHGRTSLAVSATDNPKIIAPVNETDNIVFLPHNDEAALEQAFASFGNEVTAVIIEGIQGVGGIKEASVSFLQKIRSLCDQYNALYIADSVQCGYGRTGKFYSHDEAGVDADVYTMAKGMGNGFPVAGISIAPKFKPWHGMLGTTFGGNHLACAAALAVLEIMDQDQLMKNAAEIGTYLITELKKIEGVTEVRGRGLMIGIELPESLSTVKKDLLFKHHIFTGEAKPNVIRLLPALNLSKDQADQFLNQFKIALNQR from the coding sequence ATGAACTTATTCGACGTATATCCGTTAAACAATATAGAAATCGTTAAAGCTGCCGGCAGTACCGTTTGGGATGCTGAAGGTCAGGAATATTTGGACCTGTATGGTGGTCATGCTGTGATTTCAATCGGTCATACACATCCTCACTACGTGAAACGTGTAACCGATCAATTGAATAAAGTGGGCTTTTATTCTAACTCTGTGAAAATTCCTTTGCAGGTAGAACTGGCCGAAAAATTGGGTAAAGTATCCGGCAAAGCGGAATATCAGTTGTTCCTGTGTAATTCAGGCGCTGAGGCCAATGAAAATGCGCTAAAACTGGCTTCTTTCTATAATGGAAGGAAAAAAGTGATCGCTTTCAAAGGTGCTTTCCATGGCAGGACTTCTCTGGCCGTTTCTGCCACAGATAACCCTAAAATTATTGCTCCGGTTAATGAGACCGACAACATTGTCTTTCTTCCTCATAATGACGAAGCTGCGTTAGAACAGGCTTTTGCTTCCTTCGGAAATGAAGTGACGGCAGTAATTATTGAAGGAATTCAAGGTGTGGGTGGAATCAAAGAAGCCTCTGTTTCTTTCCTTCAGAAAATCCGCTCCCTTTGTGATCAGTACAATGCGCTTTACATTGCCGACAGTGTGCAGTGTGGTTATGGAAGAACAGGTAAGTTCTATTCTCATGACGAAGCGGGTGTTGATGCAGATGTTTATACCATGGCCAAAGGAATGGGAAATGGTTTTCCGGTAGCAGGAATCTCGATCGCTCCTAAGTTTAAACCATGGCATGGCATGTTGGGTACCACTTTTGGTGGAAATCACCTGGCTTGTGCAGCTGCATTGGCAGTATTGGAAATTATGGACCAGGATCAGCTGATGAAAAATGCAGCAGAAATTGGTACTTACCTGATCACTGAGCTGAAGAAAATTGAAGGGGTAACAGAAGTGAGAGGACGTGGCTTAATGATTGGTATTGAACTTCCTGAAAGCTTGTCGACCGTAAAGAAAGACCTGCTTTTTAAACACCATATCTTTACAGGAGAGGCTAAGCCGAATGTAATCAGACTTTTGCCAGCTTTAAATTTAAGCAAAGACCAGGCAGATCAATTTTTAAATCAGTTTAAAATTGCGCTAAATCAAAGATGA
- a CDS encoding acetylornithine carbamoyltransferase: MKQFTSVNDVEDISQLVAAALALKESPYAHQDLGKNKTLGLVFLNPSLRTRLSTQKAALNLGMNVMVMNMDKEGWALETQDGVVMNGTTVEHIREAAAVMGQYCDVLGLRSFPKLISRDEDYNEDFFNKFIQYCGVPVVSLESATRHPLQSLADLVTIKETWKGAAKPKVVLAWAPHIKALPQAVPNSFSEWMCRAQAEGILDFTIVQPKGYELNEDFTPGANISHNIDEALKDADYIYVKNWSSYKEYGKVLTYPEGWMLTNERLKATNDAKVMHCLPVRRDLELSSEVLDGPNSLVIQEAGNRLWAAQAVLKEVLENL, from the coding sequence ATGAAACAGTTCACTTCAGTAAATGATGTTGAAGACATCAGCCAATTGGTAGCCGCCGCATTGGCCTTAAAAGAAAGCCCCTATGCACATCAAGATCTGGGTAAGAACAAAACCCTGGGTTTGGTTTTCCTTAATCCTAGTTTACGCACCCGTCTGAGCACCCAAAAAGCAGCATTGAATTTGGGAATGAATGTGATGGTGATGAACATGGACAAAGAAGGCTGGGCACTGGAAACTCAGGACGGTGTGGTCATGAACGGCACTACGGTAGAGCATATCCGCGAAGCTGCAGCCGTGATGGGACAGTATTGTGATGTATTGGGCTTACGTTCTTTCCCTAAGCTGATCAGCAGGGATGAGGATTATAACGAAGATTTCTTTAATAAGTTCATCCAGTATTGTGGCGTTCCTGTGGTCAGTCTGGAAAGCGCAACACGCCACCCTTTGCAAAGTCTGGCGGATTTGGTGACGATAAAAGAAACCTGGAAAGGGGCTGCAAAACCTAAGGTCGTATTGGCCTGGGCACCGCATATTAAAGCATTACCACAAGCAGTACCCAATTCCTTTTCTGAATGGATGTGCAGGGCACAGGCAGAAGGAATACTTGATTTTACCATTGTACAACCTAAGGGCTATGAGCTGAACGAAGATTTTACCCCGGGAGCCAACATCAGTCATAATATCGATGAAGCGTTGAAAGATGCGGATTACATCTATGTGAAAAACTGGTCCAGCTATAAGGAGTATGGAAAAGTACTCACTTATCCTGAAGGTTGGATGTTGACCAACGAACGGCTAAAGGCAACGAATGATGCGAAAGTAATGCATTGTCTGCCAGTTAGGCGCGACCTGGAGTTGTCATCAGAAGTCCTCGACGGACCAAACTCACTGGTGATACAGGAAGCGGGAAATCGGTTATGGGCTGCGCAGGCAGTGCTGAAAGAAGTACTGGAGAATTTATAA